Proteins from one Quercus lobata isolate SW786 unplaced genomic scaffold, ValleyOak3.0 Primary Assembly Scq3eQI_49, whole genome shotgun sequence genomic window:
- the LOC115973012 gene encoding putative disease resistance protein RGA3 — MAEGVLFNLAGKVLEMLGPLTLQEINLAYGDVKAELENIKTTVSIIQAVLLDAEKQGSHNNKVKDWLNKLRDVLLDAYDVLDDLSTEDSRYKMMTGNKMTKEVRIFFSSSNQLTYSLKIGHRIKAIRERLDAITIDKKDFRFIQSSIEPQVMNRGRETYSFVLEENVVGREDDKKEIIKLLLDTNTVENVSLIPIVGSGGLGKTTLAQLIYKDENVKNNFELMLWTCVSDNFVVKRIVKQILECFGGRRCEEIESLDILQKHLQRKLNGKKYFIVSDDVWIEDKNQWILLKDLLMGGARGSRIVVTTRSIKVAEIMDTPSRHELKGLAPKKAWSLFVKMAFKERTLKLNSCYSLIELPRDIIKLVNLRQLDIASCSNLTHMPLGPGRLNSLEILTMFVVREERLKGSSCSWYKKKQGRTGGGLSELKELSNLGGSLMIRNLGHEKDDMVECKATNMKEKQHLEELHLWWDRLWDDGEAKFYDEMSLEGL; from the exons atggcgGAAGGAGTTCTTTTCAACCTTGCTGGGAAAGTCCTTGAAATGCTGGGTCCCTTAACTCTCCAAGAGATCAACTTGGCGTATGGTGATGTCAAAGCTGAGCTGGAAAATATTAAGACCACAGTTTCCATAATCCAAGCTGTGCTTCTAGATGCAGAAAAGCAGGGTTCTCATAACAACAAGGTCAAAGATTGGCTCAACAAGCTTAGAGATGTCTTACTTGATGCATATGACGTGCTGGACGATTTATCCACTGAAGATTCGAGATACAAAATGATGACTGGAAATAAGATGACAAAGGAGGTTcgaattttcttttccagttcAAACCAGCTTACTTATAGTCTTAAGATTGGTCATAGAATAAAGGCAATTAGGGAGAGACTAGATGCCATTACAATAGATAAGAAGGACTTCCGCTTTATTCAAAGCTCCATTGAGCCACAAGTCATGAATAGGGGGAGGGAAACTTATTCTTTTGTATTGGAGGAAAATGTGGTTGGGAGAGAGGAtgataagaaagaaattataaaacttcttttgGATACCAACACTGTAGAGAATGTGTCACTTATTCCAATAGTTGGGAGTGGAGGTTTAGGGAAAACTACACTAGCTCAACTCATATACAAAGatgaaaatgtcaaaaataattttgagcTAATGTTGTGGACTTGTGTCTCTGATAACTTTGTTGTAAAACGGATTGTGAAACAAATCTTAGAATGTTTTGGAGGCAGGAGGTGTGAAGAAATTGAAAGCCTTgatattttacaaaaacaccttCAACGAAAacttaatggaaaaaaatatttcattgtcTCAGATGATGTGTGGATTGAGGACAAAAATCAATGGATTCTTTTAAAAGATTTATTAATGGGAGGTGCAAGGGGGAGTAGGATTGTGGTAACTACTCGCTCTATAAAGGTAGCTGAGATAATGGACACCCCTTCACGTCATGAACTTAAAGGCTTAGCTCCTAAAAAGGCTTGGTCATTGTTTGTAAAAATGGCATTTAAAGAGAGG ACACTAAAACTCAATAGTTGTTACTCACTTATAGAATTACCCCGAGACATTATAAAGTTGGTCAATCTTAGGCAACTAGACATTGCTTCTTGCTCGAATTTGACTCATATGCCCCTTGGACCTGGTCGTCTTAATTCTCTCGAGATACTAACAATGTTTGTGGTGAGGGAAGAACGTTTGAAGGGTAGCTCTTGTAGTTGGTATAAGAAAAAACAGGGTAGGACTGGTGGTGGGCTAAGTGAATTGAAGGAGCTGAGCAATCTAGGAGGAAGCCTTATGATCAGAAATTTGGGACATGAAAAAGATGACATGGTGGAATGTAAAGCCACAAACATGAAGGAGAAACAACATCTTGAAGAGCTGCATTTATGGTGGGATCGATTGTGGGATGATGGAGAAGCCAAATTTTATGATGAAATGTCATTGGAAGGGCTCTAG
- the LOC115972998 gene encoding disease resistance protein RGA2-like → MEALEYISKDILRKAIGSSKTTFFPSLSSLIMYECPNLKGWWRKFDGNELDHLLLPSFPCLSLLKITECANLTSMPLFPYLKEGLILDTTSLKAFHHTMIMGETESPSTAGTTSTSSSLEEINNLESLPEEKCVRNLISLKKLSIYDCNGLKSLPCKGIQHLTSLQEMEIMHCNELALINDEDDGMQWQGLRSLRFLHLERIPNLVSLPNGLQHVTTLKYLQIINCPNLMALQDG, encoded by the coding sequence ATGGAAGCACTTGAATACATATCAAAAGACATTCTTAGAAAAGCAATTGGTTCCTCAAAAACAACATTCTTCCCATCCTTATCTTCTCTCATAATGTATGAATGCCCAAATTTGAAGGGTTGGTGGAGGAAATTTGATGGTAATGAGCTAGACCATCTTTTACTACCATCATTTCCTTGCCTTTCTCTTTTAAAGATTACTGAATGTGCTAATCTAACTTCCATGCCTTTGTTTCCGTATCTCAAAGAAGGGCTAATATTAGACACAACTAGCTTGAAGGCCTTTCATCATACAATGATTATGGGAGAAACAGAGAGCCCATCAACAGCAGGAACCACATCAACCTCTTCCTCATTAGAAGAGATTAACAATTTGGAATCTCTTCCAGAGGAGAAGTGTGTGCGGAACCTTATTTCTCTCAAGAAACTTTCCATTTACGACTGCAATGGACTCAAATCTCTCCCTTGTAAAGGTATTCAACATCTCACATCACTTCAAGAGATGGAAATCATGCACTGCAATGAGCTTGCTCTAataaatgatgaagatgatggcATGCAATGGCAAGGCCTTAGGAGCCTCCGTTTTCTGCATTTAGAGAGAATTCCAAATTTGGTGTCTCTGCCAAATGGGCTTCAACATGTTACCACTCTTAAATATCtccaaattattaattgtccTAATTTGATGGCACTCCAGGATGGATAG